A window of Parambassis ranga chromosome 10, fParRan2.1, whole genome shotgun sequence contains these coding sequences:
- the LOC114442684 gene encoding piggyBac transposable element-derived protein 4-like, producing MSARYNVQKALELIFSDVQQDNSDSEEEVVSEEEDGEEYNPEHDESSSEEEENAEAERETFLSKNSKITWFSEAYDQHGREAEQNVIKMTPGPTRYAVSHAHDIVSTFYLFITPAIEKIILEMTNLEGFRKNGDSWKKMDETDLRAYLGLLILAGVYRSRGEAAASLWDAESGRPIFRATMPLKLFHTYSRLLRFDNRESRPARRVTDKLAAIREVWDKWVERLPYLYNPGPDVTVDEQLVPFRGRCPFRQYMPSKPAKYGIKSWVACDAKSSYAWKMQVYTGKLTSGGPEKNQGMRVVLDVTEGLRGHNVTCDNFFTSYELGQQLLKRKITMVGTVRKNKPELPPALLATKEREVFSSKFAFTPTTTLVSYIPKKNKNVVLLSTLHTDAGISDREDRKPSIILDYNCNKGGVDNLDKVIGTYSCRRMTARWPLVIFHNIIDVSSYNAFVIWREINPTWMPRKQNKRRVFLEQLGKALVTPLIERRKHFPRTEASAAVVKAIQSAGTPDQPEDPAATATAPAGASKRKRCQFCPPKKDCKTHTVCSRCKKYICKSCAFAYCPTCAN from the exons ATGAGTGCACGTTATAACGTCCAAAAGGCTCTGGAGCTGATTTTTTCAGATGTCCAGCAAGACAACTCTGattcagaggaggaagtggtatcagaagaagaagatggggaGGAATACAACCCAGAGCATGATGAATCAtcttcagaagaagaagaaaatgctgAAGCTGAAAGAGAGACTTTCCTttcaaaaaacagcaaaataacatGGTTCTCGGAAGCATATGACCAACATGGCAGGGAGGCAGAACAAAATGTCATAAAGATGACCCCAGGACCCACAAGATATGCTGTTTCTCATGCCCATGACATTGTCTCTACATTCTACCTGTTCATCACACCAGCAATAGAAAAAATAATCCTGGAGATGACAAATCTGGAGGGTTTTCGCAAAAATGGAGACAGCTGGAAAAAGATGGATGAGACTGATCTGCGGGCCTACTTAGGGCTGCTCATCTTAGCAGGTGTTTACAGGTCCCGAGGTGAGGCTGCAGCCAGTCTATGGGATGCAGAGAGTGGAAGGCCAATTTTCCGAGCTACAATGCCACTCAAACTCTTTCACACCTATTCAAGACTGCTACGTTTTGATAACCGCGAGTCAAGACCAGCGAGACGTGTGACAGACAAACTTGCAGCCATAAGAGAGGTCTGGGATAAGTGGGTGGAGCGGCTGCCCTACCTCTACAACCCAGGGCCTGATGTAACAGTGGATGAGCAACTGGTTCCATTTAGAG GTCGTTGTCCTTTCCGCCAGTATATGCCCAGCAAGCCAGCAAAATATGGGATCAAGTCATGGGTGGCTTGCGATGCCAAATCAAGCTACGCTTGGAAGATGCAAGTCTACACTGGGAAGCTGACCAGTGGAGGTCCAGAGAAGAACCAGGGGATGAGAGTAGTGCTTGATGTGACAGAGGGACTGAGGGGTCacaatgtgacatgtgacaaTTTTTTCACCTCTTATGAACTCGGACAGCAGCTCCTGAAGAGGAAGATAACCATGGTTGGCACAGTTCGAAAGAACAAGCCTGAGCTCCCACCTGCACTGCTTGcaacaaaggagagagaggtctTCTCATCCAAGTTTGCCTTcacacccaccaccaccctaGTGTCCTACATcccaaagaaaaataagaatgtAGTACTTCTGAGCACACTACACACAGATGCTGGCATTAGTGATCGTGAGGACAGGAAGCCATCCATCATCCTAGACTACAACTGTAACAAAGGGGGTGTGGACAATCTAGATAAGGTGATTGGAACCTACAGCTGCAGAAGGATGACTGCCCGCTGGCCCCTGGTCATCTTCCACAACATCATTGATGTTTCCTCTTACAATGCCTTTGTGATTTGGAGAGAGATCAACCCAACCTGGATGCCTCGTAAGCAGAACAAGAGGAGGGTGTTCCTGGAGCAGTTAGGAAAGGCACTTGTAACACCACTTATTGAAAGGAGGAAGCATTTCCCCCGCACAGAAGCCTCTGCAGCAGTTGTCAAAGCTATACAGAGTGCAGGAACCCCTGATCAACCTGAGGATCCAGCTGCCACAGCCACTGCCCCAGCCGGGGCAAGTAAAAGAAAGAGATGTCAGTTCTGCCCGCCAAAGAAGGACTGTAAAAcacatactgtgtgcagtaggTGTAAGAAATATATCTGCAAGAGCTGTGCATTTGCATACTGCCCTACATGTGCTAATTAG